From Rhineura floridana isolate rRhiFlo1 chromosome 5, rRhiFlo1.hap2, whole genome shotgun sequence, a single genomic window includes:
- the EIF2S3 gene encoding eukaryotic translation initiation factor 2 subunit 3, with amino-acid sequence MAGDEAGVTLGQPHLSRQDLSTLDVTELTPLSPEVISRQATINIGTIGHVAHGKSTVVKAISGVHTVRFKNELERNITIKLGYANAKIYKLDDPSCSRPECYRSCGSSTPDEFPTDISGTKGNFKLVRHVSFVDCPGHDILMATMLNGAAVMDAALLLIAGNESCPQPQTSEHLAAIEIMKLKHILILQNKIDLVKESQAKEQYEQILAFVQGTVAEGAPIIPISAQLKYNIEVVCEYIVKKIPVPLRDFTSEPRLIVIRSFDVNKPGCEVDDLKGGVAGGSILKGVLKVGQELEVRPGIVSKDSEGKLMCKPIFSKIVSLFAEHNDLQYAVPGGLIGVGTKIDPTLCRADRMVGQVLGAVGALPEIFTELEISYFLLRRLLGVRTEGDKKAAKVQKLSKNEVLMVNIGSLSTGGRVSAVKADLGKIVLTNPVCTEVGEKIALSRRVEKHWRLIGWGQIRRGVTIKPTVDDD; translated from the exons ATGGCGGGGGATGAGGCGGGAGTGACTCTGGGGCAGCCACATCTCTCCCGGCAGGACCTGAGTACCTTG GATGTTACTGAGTTGACACCTCTGTCACCAGAAGTCATCAGCAGACAAGCTACAATTAATATAG gTACAATTGGCCATGTAGCTCATGGAAAGTCAACAGTAGTAAAAGCTATTTCTGGAGTTCACACTGTCAGATTTAAAAATGAACTGGAAAGAAATATCACTATCAAGCTGGGCTATGCCAATGCTAAG ATTTACAAACTTGATGATCCAAGTTGTTCTCGGCCAGAATGTTATCGATCCTGTGGGAGCAGTACTCCTGATGAAttcccaacagatatttctgggaCCAAAGGGAATTTTAAACTAGTCAG ACATGTCTCTTTTGTGGATTGTCCTGGCCATGATATCTTGATGGCTACTATGTTGAATGGAGCAGCTGTCATGGATGCAGCTCTGCTGTTAATAG CTGGCAACGAGTCATGTCCTCAGCCCCAGACCTCAGAACACTTAGCTGCTATAGAAATTATGAAATTGAAACACATTCTAATTCTGCAGAATAAGATTGATTTGGTAAAAGAGAGCCAAGCCAAAGAACAGTATGAGCAAATTCTAGCATTTGTACAAG GAACAGTTGCAGAAGGAGCTCCAATTATTCCAATCTCGGCACAGCTGAAATACAACATTGAAGTTGTTTGTGAGTACATAGTAAAGAAAATTCCAGTGCCATTAAGAGACTTCACATCAGAACCAAGGCTTATTG TTATTAGATCTTTTGATGTCAACAAGCCTGGATGTGAAGTTGATGACCTGAAAGGAGGTGTAGCTGGTGGTAGTATTCTAAAAGGTGTATTAAAG GTAGGCCAGGAGCTTGAAGTAAGACCTGGCATAGTATCAAAGGACAGTGAAGGAAAACTTATGTGCAAGCCCATCTTCTCCAAAATTGTATCACTCTTTGCAGAACACAATGATCTGCAGTATGCTGTACCTGGAGGGCTGATTG GTGTTGGTACCAAGATTGATCCAACTTTATGCAGAGCTGATCGAATGGTGGGGCAAGTTCTTGGTGCGGTTGGAGCATTACCTGAAATATTCACAGAACTTGAAATTTCCTACTTCTTGCTGAGGCGACTCTTAGGTGTTCGCACTGAAGGAGACAAGAAAGCTGCAAAG GTGCAAAAACTATCAAAAAATGAAGTTCTAATGGTCAACATAGGATCCCTGTCTACTGGGGGACGGGTCAGTGCAGTGAAAGCCGATCTGGGGAAAATAGTGCTAACGAATCCTGTGTGCACCGAAGTAGGAGAAAAAATTGCCCTTAGTCGAAGAGTTGAGAAACACTGGCG TTTAATTGGCTGGGGACAGATTAGAAGAGGAGTGACAATCAAGCCCACAGTAGATGATGACTGA